A portion of the Cellulophaga algicola DSM 14237 genome contains these proteins:
- a CDS encoding PAS domain S-box protein, whose translation MKLKAIFRFFKSPISFGLTVFAITLLLTQYLSYQRYLLLETNSQKKLVTQANWVEHEFHKTLDQGYSTTQTLAFILEHYGIPKNFDSISKLLLETNTEVSALEIVNKEGIITHAFPLEGNEVLGFNILKDSIGKIGALKTIKKKDHFVSGPIRLKQGGIGFISRTPIFNGDSFEGFTSAIILLEDVLNTAKLNSQESQFLYRLTKLNSNQTEEVYFSSYDDISTNSFSSTVKMPDGEWKLYVYAKEDTSIIGILLFAFIGLFISVLSGSIAWYLLKQPKRLDRLVREKNSQLVESEEKYRSLVEQASDGIVLSDQTGKILDVNLKACELFRYTKAELLKSNLTDLTSKDQASDIPFRINKLLEEQTLLSQRKLLRKDGSDFYGEISAKILSNGLIQGIVRDVSARIALELKSKENAEKVKESEEKYRTAIEEASDGIFVLDEHFNFIDINIQFCKFFRSPKETFISKNIIHIIAPDELAKKPLKFKEVSNGEVIRTLRKMIREDGSTFVAQVSVKQMPNNHYQGILQDVTAREEIAETLRESTLKYRELTERISDGFVALDKNWNFNYVNAKACQVIGKSYSKLIGTSAWAALPFFRKTNAYKVLLEAMETQEYKYIKQYREDFDKWYEYRMFPSAEGISVYFKDITEIKKAEEELLHTKAKMESAIRIGKIGYWSWDYKKEIIDWSELMYNIFDIDPNTPLTYETIQSRIHPDDLKKQDDLINIFISNSENNLRYTHRIIHRDKSVHTLLVETEIEKNDKNEILKLRGTILDITETIKVKEELKESQEKFYKSFHSNLIGKVIVDENRKILEANRTIAVLLETTRKNLIGKTLIEADVLEFKSNELSADRQQLWAKLLNEGILRDEEIIYTLKSGKKIPALLSIEPLKLKNKRNYLVSAIDNTKRKEAEHLLERQNIELSKTNAELDRFVYSASHELRAPLASVMGLIDIILHEDHDEDLVFKLNMMQQSVKRLDDFIKDIVQYSQNKHLEIAMESINFKELINESLEGLWFLENRKHINFQLDINETQSFFSDKKRISIIFNNLISNAIKYHNITTENPTITITVTTKEDAVSIEIADNGIGIPKAHLDKIFQMFYRVSSKIMGTGIGLFVIKEVITKLNGRINVLSEPNMGTKFVILLPNQTKNAVKHEVQTNFVNR comes from the coding sequence ATGAAACTAAAAGCTATTTTTCGGTTTTTTAAGAGCCCTATTTCATTTGGTCTAACCGTATTTGCTATCACATTGCTCTTAACGCAATACCTTAGCTACCAACGTTATTTATTATTAGAAACAAATAGTCAAAAAAAATTAGTTACTCAAGCTAATTGGGTTGAACATGAATTTCACAAAACACTAGATCAAGGCTATTCCACAACACAGACGCTTGCCTTTATATTGGAGCATTATGGCATACCAAAGAATTTTGATTCGATTTCTAAATTGTTATTAGAAACTAATACTGAAGTTAGTGCGTTAGAAATTGTAAACAAGGAAGGTATTATTACTCATGCATTTCCTTTAGAAGGCAATGAAGTTCTAGGATTTAATATTTTAAAAGATTCGATAGGTAAAATTGGTGCTCTTAAAACAATTAAAAAAAAGGATCATTTTGTAAGCGGTCCTATTCGTCTAAAACAAGGAGGTATTGGTTTTATTAGTAGAACACCCATTTTTAATGGTGATAGTTTTGAAGGATTTACTTCAGCTATCATTTTACTTGAAGATGTTTTAAATACAGCGAAACTTAATAGCCAAGAAAGCCAATTTTTATACAGACTCACCAAATTAAATTCTAATCAAACAGAAGAAGTCTACTTTTCTTCTTACGATGATATTTCAACAAACTCATTTTCATCAACAGTAAAAATGCCTGATGGAGAATGGAAACTGTATGTGTATGCTAAAGAAGATACTTCTATAATTGGTATCCTCTTATTTGCGTTTATAGGCTTATTTATTTCTGTTTTATCTGGGAGCATCGCATGGTATTTATTAAAACAACCCAAAAGATTAGATAGACTTGTTCGTGAAAAAAACTCACAACTCGTTGAAAGTGAAGAAAAGTATAGAAGTCTTGTAGAACAGGCTTCAGATGGGATCGTACTTTCTGATCAAACTGGAAAAATACTAGATGTAAATCTAAAAGCTTGCGAATTATTTAGATATACTAAGGCAGAATTATTGAAGTCTAACCTTACAGATTTGACAAGCAAAGATCAAGCCTCAGATATACCTTTTAGGATTAATAAATTGCTCGAGGAACAAACGTTACTATCTCAACGAAAATTATTGCGAAAAGATGGTTCTGATTTTTATGGAGAAATTAGTGCCAAAATTCTCTCAAATGGACTTATTCAGGGTATTGTACGAGATGTTTCTGCACGTATAGCTTTAGAACTTAAGTCTAAAGAGAATGCCGAGAAAGTAAAAGAGAGTGAAGAAAAATATAGGACAGCAATAGAAGAAGCATCTGATGGTATTTTTGTATTAGATGAGCATTTTAATTTTATAGACATCAACATTCAATTTTGTAAATTTTTTAGAAGTCCCAAAGAAACATTTATCAGTAAAAATATTATCCACATTATAGCGCCTGATGAGTTAGCTAAAAAACCCTTAAAATTCAAAGAAGTAAGCAACGGAGAAGTTATACGTACACTAAGAAAAATGATCCGAGAAGATGGCTCAACTTTTGTGGCGCAAGTTAGTGTAAAACAAATGCCTAATAACCATTATCAAGGTATACTTCAGGATGTTACCGCACGAGAAGAAATAGCAGAAACACTGCGAGAGAGCACTCTTAAATACAGAGAGCTTACAGAACGTATTTCTGATGGATTTGTGGCATTAGATAAAAATTGGAATTTTAATTATGTCAATGCAAAAGCATGCCAAGTAATTGGTAAGTCCTATTCAAAATTAATAGGAACTAGCGCTTGGGCCGCTCTGCCTTTTTTTAGAAAAACAAATGCCTATAAAGTACTTTTAGAGGCCATGGAAACTCAAGAATATAAGTACATTAAACAATATAGAGAAGATTTTGATAAGTGGTACGAATACAGAATGTTCCCTTCTGCAGAAGGAATTTCAGTATACTTTAAAGACATTACTGAAATAAAAAAAGCAGAAGAAGAACTATTGCACACCAAAGCTAAAATGGAGTCTGCCATACGTATAGGAAAAATTGGTTATTGGTCTTGGGACTACAAAAAAGAAATTATTGATTGGTCTGAACTGATGTACAATATTTTTGATATAGATCCAAATACCCCATTAACTTATGAAACGATACAATCAAGAATACACCCTGATGATTTAAAAAAACAAGACGACTTAATTAATATCTTTATTTCTAACAGCGAAAACAACCTTCGGTATACCCATAGAATTATACACAGAGATAAATCTGTGCATACTTTATTAGTAGAAACAGAAATTGAAAAAAACGACAAAAATGAAATTCTAAAATTACGGGGAACCATTTTAGATATAACAGAAACTATAAAAGTCAAAGAAGAACTAAAAGAAAGTCAGGAAAAATTTTATAAATCATTCCATTCCAACTTAATTGGTAAAGTCATTGTAGACGAAAATAGAAAAATTCTTGAGGCAAATAGAACTATTGCTGTATTACTAGAAACTACACGTAAAAATTTAATTGGTAAAACTCTTATTGAAGCAGATGTTCTCGAATTTAAAAGCAACGAACTATCCGCAGACCGTCAACAATTATGGGCAAAATTATTAAATGAGGGCATACTCCGAGACGAAGAAATTATATATACCCTAAAAAGCGGGAAAAAAATCCCTGCACTACTTTCTATAGAGCCTTTAAAATTAAAAAATAAAAGAAATTATTTGGTCAGTGCCATTGACAACACCAAAAGAAAAGAAGCAGAACATTTACTAGAAAGACAAAACATAGAACTCTCTAAAACTAACGCAGAATTAGATCGGTTTGTATATAGTGCCTCTCATGAGTTAAGAGCTCCTTTAGCGTCTGTAATGGGGTTAATTGACATTATTTTACACGAAGATCACGATGAAGATTTAGTTTTTAAGTTAAATATGATGCAACAATCTGTAAAAAGATTAGACGATTTTATTAAGGATATTGTACAGTACTCCCAAAACAAACATTTAGAAATAGCCATGGAGTCTATAAACTTCAAAGAATTAATTAATGAGTCTCTAGAAGGGCTCTGGTTTTTAGAAAATAGAAAACACATTAATTTTCAGCTAGATATTAACGAAACGCAAAGCTTCTTTTCTGATAAAAAACGTATTTCCATCATTTTTAATAACCTTATTTCTAATGCCATTAAATACCATAATATTACTACTGAAAATCCAACGATAACTATAACTGTAACTACTAAAGAAGATGCGGTATCTATAGAAATAGCTGACAATGGAATTGGTATTCCTAAAGCTCATTTAGATAAAATTTTCCAAATGTTTTACAGAGTATCTTCAAAAATCATGGGTACGGGAATAGGATTGTTTGTAATAAAAGAGGTTATCACAAAATTAAACGGTAGAATAAACGTTCTATCAGAACCAAATATGGGTACTAAATTTGTAATTTTACTCCCAAATCAAACTAAAAACGCGGTAAAACATGAGGTTCAAACAAATTTTGTTAATCGATGA
- a CDS encoding universal stress protein codes for MKEKIHPFKTILFGFAFSPKLRINIIETTRIATFFKSKLILLHVGEKTEEKLATITAILEEVNFNQLAIEVQWIPGDPIKVILDSCKTSKIDLLILGALQHENAYQFYVGSIARKLTRKVCCSVLLLIKPSEERVSCKNIVVNGLDAPDTPLAIEDSFYVANALGAQQITIVEEILQREIHVKVEDDKSLKKANIMKERLKHREDSRVRKIISEQCAIYTKNIKIKTQDIFGERGYSIGHYAEVVRADLLVMNAPKKTRFIDRLFTHDIEYILSDLPTDLLIIRRPN; via the coding sequence ATGAAAGAAAAAATCCATCCATTTAAGACTATATTATTTGGATTTGCTTTTTCACCAAAACTTAGAATAAATATTATTGAAACAACGCGTATAGCAACGTTTTTTAAATCGAAATTAATTTTGCTTCACGTTGGTGAAAAAACAGAAGAAAAATTAGCAACTATCACCGCTATCTTAGAAGAGGTAAACTTTAATCAATTAGCAATTGAAGTGCAATGGATTCCAGGAGATCCTATTAAAGTTATTTTAGATTCTTGTAAGACTTCAAAAATAGACCTTCTTATTTTAGGGGCATTACAGCATGAAAATGCCTATCAGTTTTATGTAGGCTCTATTGCTCGTAAACTAACCCGTAAAGTTTGTTGCTCTGTTTTATTATTGATAAAACCTTCGGAAGAAAGAGTAAGCTGTAAAAATATTGTAGTTAATGGGTTAGATGCACCTGATACTCCTCTAGCAATTGAAGATTCATTCTACGTGGCTAACGCTCTTGGTGCACAACAAATTACGATTGTAGAAGAGATTTTACAACGAGAAATCCATGTAAAAGTAGAAGATGATAAGTCGCTTAAAAAAGCGAATATTATGAAGGAAAGATTAAAGCACAGAGAAGATTCTAGAGTGCGTAAAATTATAAGTGAACAGTGTGCTATTTATACTAAAAACATTAAAATTAAAACACAAGATATCTTCGGAGAACGAGGTTATTCTATAGGACATTATGCAGAAGTAGTAAGAGCCGATTTATTGGTGATGAATGCTCCCAAAAAAACGCGTTTTATAGACCGTTTATTTACACATGATATTGAATATATTTTATCTGACCTTCCCACAGATTTATTAATAATCCGTAGACCAAATTGA
- a CDS encoding ArsR/SmtB family transcription factor — protein MGLAKSEIFSAEQNEIANFAKAFGHPARVAILQHLFKINACICGDLVHEIGLAQPTISQHLKELKNLGLIKGTIDGTSVCYCIDTENWEKMKSKMGLLLHLNLPHQNDCC, from the coding sequence ATGGGCTTAGCTAAATCAGAAATATTTTCAGCAGAACAAAACGAAATAGCAAATTTTGCTAAAGCTTTTGGGCACCCTGCAAGAGTTGCTATTCTACAACATCTATTTAAAATAAATGCTTGTATTTGTGGTGATCTTGTCCATGAAATTGGTCTGGCACAACCTACAATTTCACAGCATTTAAAAGAGCTAAAAAATTTAGGTTTAATAAAAGGCACTATTGATGGCACTAGTGTTTGCTACTGTATTGACACCGAAAATTGGGAAAAAATGAAATCAAAAATGGGACTTCTATTACATCTAAATCTTCCCCATCAAAACGATTGTTGTTAA
- a CDS encoding DUF6428 family protein: MKLSEIKSHLKNLKTIAFELPDGTLVPSHFHVTEVGKVTKNFIDCGGTVRNEEVVNFQLWNAADYDHRLHPEKLAHIIELSEKTLAIPDLEIEVEYQGTTIGKFGLDFNGTNFLLTTKQTDCLAKDNCGIPEAKPKLKMATLESGNSCTPNSGCC, from the coding sequence ATGAAACTATCAGAAATAAAATCGCACTTAAAAAATTTAAAAACTATTGCTTTTGAATTGCCAGACGGCACATTAGTACCAAGTCACTTTCATGTAACAGAAGTGGGTAAAGTAACTAAAAACTTTATTGATTGCGGTGGTACTGTTCGTAACGAAGAAGTAGTTAATTTTCAACTCTGGAATGCAGCCGATTATGACCACAGACTGCATCCTGAAAAATTAGCACACATTATAGAATTATCTGAGAAAACATTGGCTATTCCAGATTTAGAAATAGAAGTAGAATACCAAGGAACAACCATTGGTAAGTTTGGTTTAGATTTTAATGGCACTAATTTTTTACTAACCACCAAACAAACAGATTGCTTAGCAAAAGATAATTGTGGCATTCCAGAAGCAAAACCAAAACTAAAAATGGCTACGCTAGAAAGCGGAAATTCTTGTACTCCTAATTCTGGATGTTGTTAA
- a CDS encoding response regulator, whose translation MRFKQILLIDDSDIDNFINKSVLTKAKISESIISETSPVAALNYLRELAKEPDKIPEIIFLDIRMPEMNGFEFLEQCDFLPDDIKERCAVYILSSSIDPEDAERAKQFSIVKKHITKPLTLEQVDLILK comes from the coding sequence ATGAGGTTCAAACAAATTTTGTTAATCGATGATTCTGATATTGACAATTTTATAAATAAATCTGTTTTAACTAAAGCGAAAATTTCTGAAAGTATTATTTCTGAAACTTCACCAGTAGCTGCATTGAACTACTTACGCGAGCTTGCCAAAGAGCCAGATAAAATTCCAGAAATTATTTTTTTAGATATTAGAATGCCAGAAATGAATGGTTTTGAGTTTCTAGAGCAATGTGACTTTTTACCAGATGATATTAAAGAAAGATGCGCTGTTTACATTCTTAGTTCTTCTATAGACCCAGAAGATGCAGAAAGAGCTAAACAATTCTCTATTGTTAAAAAGCACATTACTAAGCCCTTAACTCTAGAACAGGTCGATTTAATTTTAAAATAA
- a CDS encoding cation:proton antiporter — MVELAGIIVLGILAQWVAWRLKLPAILPLILIGLLVGPIATLYTENGQKLIEPIWNGEKGLFPGDSLYYFVSLAISIILFEGGLTLKRNEIKNVGPVITKLITLGSIVTFFGAGLAAHYIFGLNWQISFLFSALIIVTGPTVITPILRNIPLKKDVSTVLKWEGILIDPIGALAAVLVFEFISVGEGQAYTQTALIEFGKILLFGTTFGFTFAHALTFAIKKNFIPHYLLNVVSLSLVLMVFVMSDVFAHESGLLAVVVMGMVLGNINLPNLKELLYFKESLSVLLISILFILLAANINISDLALIYNWKTAMLFAVIVFVIRPLGVFLSTQGSTLKLNEKLFISWVGPRGIVAAGIASLFGSKLLAKGEAGAEYITPLVFMIVLGTVILNATTARLFAKLVGVFLKKSNGILIIGASKVSRIIGSYLQKNDRHVVLIDNNQTNVDKAKKMGLEAIAANIYSDTLSDNIELNDIGYLMALTGNSDINKYSINKFTKHFGENGAFRLVTDDEMGNPDNNPKEGLFSHTDDFIKLTEAIRQYPAIHEIALKSTEHYNSLIEITKADPNIIPVFLKTPDGDLKIISSFSEQFEDITEKFKLVYVGKIFEDAEEA; from the coding sequence ATGGTAGAACTTGCAGGAATTATTGTTCTAGGGATTTTAGCACAGTGGGTTGCTTGGAGGCTAAAACTCCCCGCTATATTACCCTTGATTTTAATAGGGTTATTAGTAGGACCAATAGCTACTTTATACACAGAAAATGGGCAAAAATTAATAGAACCTATATGGAATGGTGAGAAAGGATTGTTTCCAGGAGATAGTTTATACTATTTTGTTTCCTTAGCCATTAGTATCATTCTTTTTGAAGGAGGCTTAACTTTAAAAAGAAATGAAATTAAGAACGTAGGCCCTGTAATTACGAAACTAATTACGCTGGGGAGTATCGTTACCTTTTTTGGAGCGGGATTAGCAGCACATTATATTTTTGGTTTAAATTGGCAAATATCATTTTTGTTTTCCGCGTTAATCATTGTGACAGGGCCAACAGTAATTACGCCTATTTTACGTAATATTCCATTGAAAAAAGATGTTTCTACCGTATTAAAGTGGGAAGGTATTTTAATTGATCCAATAGGAGCCTTAGCGGCGGTTTTGGTGTTTGAGTTTATAAGTGTAGGAGAAGGGCAAGCATATACACAAACCGCATTAATTGAGTTTGGTAAAATTCTACTTTTTGGAACAACCTTTGGGTTTACATTTGCTCATGCGCTTACTTTTGCTATAAAGAAAAATTTTATTCCACATTACCTACTCAATGTAGTCTCTCTTTCCTTGGTCTTGATGGTTTTTGTAATGTCTGATGTTTTTGCACATGAGTCAGGACTTTTAGCGGTTGTTGTTATGGGGATGGTTTTGGGCAATATAAACTTACCAAATCTTAAAGAGTTGCTGTACTTTAAAGAATCTCTAAGTGTTTTATTAATTTCTATTTTATTTATATTACTTGCCGCAAATATTAATATTAGCGATTTAGCACTTATTTATAATTGGAAAACAGCAATGCTTTTTGCTGTAATTGTATTTGTTATAAGGCCTTTGGGGGTCTTTTTAAGTACACAAGGCTCTACACTTAAGCTCAATGAAAAACTTTTTATTAGCTGGGTAGGCCCTAGAGGGATTGTGGCAGCAGGAATTGCCTCTTTATTTGGGTCTAAATTATTGGCTAAAGGAGAAGCGGGTGCAGAATACATCACCCCTTTGGTCTTTATGATTGTTTTAGGAACCGTAATTTTAAATGCAACAACCGCCAGGTTATTTGCTAAATTGGTAGGGGTCTTTTTGAAAAAATCTAATGGTATTCTAATTATCGGAGCATCAAAAGTATCAAGAATTATTGGGAGTTATTTACAAAAGAATGATAGACATGTCGTCCTTATTGATAACAACCAAACAAATGTAGATAAGGCTAAAAAAATGGGACTTGAAGCTATCGCCGCTAATATTTATTCAGATACCTTAAGCGATAATATTGAGTTAAATGATATAGGGTATTTAATGGCACTAACAGGAAATTCAGATATTAACAAGTATTCCATAAATAAGTTTACAAAGCATTTTGGTGAGAACGGTGCGTTTAGATTGGTTACTGATGATGAAATGGGGAACCCTGACAATAACCCTAAAGAAGGGCTATTTTCACATACGGATGATTTTATTAAGCTAACAGAGGCCATTAGACAATACCCTGCTATTCATGAAATTGCGTTGAAATCTACGGAGCATTATAATAGTTTAATCGAAATTACAAAAGCAGACCCTAATATCATTCCTGTATTTTTGAAAACACCAGATGGAGATTTAAAAATTATATCATCTTTTAGCGAGCAGTTTGAAGATATTACGGAAAAATTTAAATTAGTGTATGTAGGAAAAATTTTTGAAGATGCCGAAGAAGCATAA
- a CDS encoding SulP family inorganic anion transporter encodes MKPKQKKSALFIKDLPKNIFAGFVVSLIALPLGLGLAIASEAPPISGIIAAVVGGIVVSILGGSNVTITGPGNGLVIVVLGAITTLGGGDMYQGYLYTLAAIVISGGLLMLLGFLKMGRLADFFPASAIEGMLAAIGLGILSKQFHIMIGHNNESGSIISLLLQIPEGLIRLFTEGTESQLFAAAIGIISLCIMIFYSKIRNKYFQLIPAPMWILILTIGLSYVYKGVDIAYPMDAEFLVTIPDNVFSSLAFPDFSLVYTQKFIVVVFALTFISSIESLLSIKAVDKLDPEARRSNVNKDLKALGLATTISGFLGGLNVVTVIARSSVNVNNNASNRSANFFHALFLILFIVLFQEQLRSIPLAALAAILVFTGYKLATPKNFKKIAKIGKEQILIFLATLLTTLFTNLMTGISVGILITLIIHIIINRSFSLFFKHLFKPNILMFKELDGGTYYVSIKYFCSFINFYKLKNKLDVIPENEHVILDFSMCSFVDHTSFEGVENYVQTFSKKGGSIELIGLDKHEADSKHPFAIRKILPLKALKPIENYFTKRQKNIEITADKLGWEYIPKKSKEVDFLSDFIFFKTKEINFLYNKLSEKVKGESVFDVEFTEGAFIAKEIVKTTILHIALDQPVPIFTLDKEGLLELLYKLAGLKDINIDNRPDFNKRFYLKGENEVEIKKIFTNDLILFFESNPYYHVESNGNALLIFKKERLLSVQEVKAMIYFGEQLHSFLK; translated from the coding sequence TTGAAACCAAAACAAAAGAAATCTGCTTTATTTATAAAAGACCTACCTAAAAATATCTTTGCTGGGTTTGTGGTGTCTTTGATAGCCCTTCCTTTAGGTTTAGGTTTAGCTATTGCAAGTGAAGCACCTCCTATTTCTGGTATTATAGCCGCAGTAGTTGGTGGAATTGTCGTTTCTATTTTAGGCGGTTCAAACGTAACCATTACAGGTCCAGGAAACGGTTTAGTTATCGTTGTCTTAGGCGCTATCACAACATTAGGCGGAGGAGATATGTATCAAGGGTATTTATATACTTTGGCTGCTATAGTTATTTCTGGAGGGCTCCTTATGCTCTTAGGGTTTTTAAAAATGGGCAGATTAGCAGATTTTTTTCCTGCTTCTGCAATAGAAGGGATGCTTGCAGCCATAGGACTGGGTATCTTATCAAAACAATTTCATATTATGATTGGTCATAATAATGAAAGTGGGAGTATTATTTCTTTATTATTACAAATTCCTGAAGGTCTAATTCGCCTTTTTACAGAAGGCACGGAGAGCCAGTTATTCGCTGCAGCCATAGGAATTATTAGTCTTTGTATCATGATTTTCTATTCGAAAATTAGAAACAAATATTTTCAATTAATCCCTGCTCCCATGTGGATTTTGATCCTAACCATTGGCTTAAGCTATGTATACAAAGGGGTAGATATAGCCTACCCTATGGATGCTGAATTTTTAGTCACTATTCCTGATAATGTTTTTAGCTCACTAGCTTTTCCAGACTTTTCGTTGGTGTATACCCAAAAATTTATTGTGGTAGTTTTTGCACTTACTTTTATTTCTAGTATTGAGTCTTTATTAAGTATAAAAGCAGTTGATAAATTAGACCCAGAAGCAAGACGATCAAATGTAAATAAAGATTTAAAAGCCTTAGGTTTAGCAACTACAATTAGTGGTTTTTTAGGCGGCCTTAATGTTGTCACCGTGATTGCACGAAGTTCTGTAAACGTAAACAATAACGCCTCTAACCGTTCGGCAAACTTTTTCCATGCCTTATTTCTAATACTATTTATTGTTTTGTTTCAAGAACAATTACGTAGCATTCCTTTGGCAGCACTAGCTGCTATACTTGTATTTACCGGTTATAAACTAGCTACTCCAAAAAATTTCAAAAAAATTGCTAAGATTGGTAAGGAGCAAATCTTAATTTTCTTGGCCACTTTACTTACCACGTTGTTTACAAATTTAATGACTGGAATTAGTGTTGGTATTCTAATTACGTTAATTATACATATAATTATAAATCGAAGTTTTAGCTTATTTTTTAAACATCTATTTAAACCAAACATTCTTATGTTTAAGGAGTTAGATGGTGGCACTTATTATGTTAGCATCAAATATTTCTGCAGTTTTATAAATTTTTATAAATTAAAAAACAAGCTCGATGTTATTCCTGAAAATGAGCATGTAATCTTAGATTTTTCCATGTGTAGTTTTGTAGACCACACATCTTTTGAAGGCGTAGAAAACTATGTACAAACCTTCTCTAAAAAGGGAGGTAGCATAGAATTAATTGGGTTGGACAAGCATGAGGCCGATTCTAAACACCCCTTTGCTATTCGAAAAATATTACCCCTAAAAGCGCTTAAACCAATTGAAAATTATTTCACTAAAAGACAAAAAAATATAGAGATAACTGCAGATAAATTAGGCTGGGAATACATTCCTAAAAAAAGTAAAGAAGTAGATTTCTTATCAGATTTTATATTTTTTAAAACTAAGGAAATTAATTTTTTATACAACAAGCTGTCTGAAAAAGTAAAAGGGGAGAGTGTCTTTGATGTAGAGTTTACCGAAGGAGCTTTTATAGCAAAAGAAATTGTCAAAACCACTATTCTTCACATAGCGTTAGATCAACCTGTGCCTATTTTTACATTAGACAAGGAAGGTTTGCTAGAGTTGCTCTACAAATTAGCAGGCTTAAAAGACATAAATATTGACAACAGACCAGATTTTAACAAACGTTTTTATCTTAAAGGTGAAAATGAAGTTGAGATAAAAAAAATCTTCACAAACGATTTAATCTTATTCTTTGAAAGCAACCCTTACTACCATGTAGAATCTAATGGTAATGCTTTATTAATATTTAAAAAAGAACGCCTATTAAGCGTTCAAGAAGTTAAAGCAATGATCTATTTTGGGGAACAATTGCATTCTTTTTTGAAATAA